TCCCCCTCCAGCAATACATTGCAGGCAACAATTAATCATCACCACCTCCTCCATCGTCAGCCTCCATGGCGTCATAATCATCTCCATCCGCTTGATTGTCACCAGCATCGTCGGCGTCCATCACTTCTTGCCTTGCAACTACTTCATTGATCGCTTCTATTGCCTGTGATATCCTCGCCTCTGGCACAGGTCTTTCCACCTTCATTGTTTTGAAACTATCCTCGGTGAAGAATGCGGTGAATGGCTTTGTCACCTGCAAGATGATCATGGTTAGTTACATTCACCAAATGTTGTTTTTCTACACAAGCTTCAAAAGAAAGACAGTAGCCATCTCACCTTGAAATAACGGTTTCGCTCTTTGGCACTCTCAACAAGGTTGGTCCAGTGTTTATCTTTCTTCAATGTTGAAGCGGAACCTATTACCTGCATTACACGCTAATTTGTTATTTGGGTATTTACCAACAAAGAATGATAGTTTACACAAATAAGCCAACCCCCGATTGCCAGTGAGATGTAGAATGGGTAGAATACATCAACTCGGGTTATACATCGCACAGCTTGTTCGTCTAAAAGGGAAACTCAGGCACTATAACCTCCATACTGCCACACCGCGTAATCCATGAACAAACATGTACGGTTTGTGTGTCCAATAAAATTAGAACTCGTGTCTGTCTACCAGTGTGTATGCAATGTGCATCATCAAAAAAGACAACATTTGATGTTTGGATAAAGATCACTTACTAGTACAGCAGATCTAGCTCTGGTGATGGCAACATTCATTCGCCGAAAATCAGAAACAAACCCAATATTTTGCTCCTTATTGCATCGAACACATGAAAAAATGACAAGCTCCTTTTCACGGCCCTACATGTGAGCAACAAGATGCCATATTATAATCGCTACAACCTACTACATCACATAGAGCAGATCTGCAATGCATGTTAATAAACTAGTTACCTGGAATCCATCAACGGTGTTTACATCTATAACTTCCTTTGATTGGTCGCCAAAGGTCGACCGGAAATGGTCCTTCAAGAGTTTCACCTGACCCCTGTATGGTGATATAACAGCTACTTGAGAACTAGATTTGAGTTCTGGATAGCGCATGGCCAATTGGTGATATAGGAGGGTTATGAATCCCACTTCATCCTCGTTCACCGTCGAACCACTTCCAGACAGCTGAGATTCAACCCCATCAACATCAAAGAAGCAAAATGGTCCAAAGCAGCTGTAGGAATGCCATGGACGTTTTTTGTTGAGCCCTTCCCCATCTTCTAGGATGCCTTCATAGAATTCTTTTGAAGGGAATACACTAATCTGTTTATTGAATGTATTAATAAAATCAGAAAGCCATCCAGTTTCCAGCTTACATGAATTCAGTGGGATACTACCTCTGGATGCATACGATACTGAATTTTGAGCATTTGCACGGGAAAACCAGCAGCTTGAAATCTCTGGAACAAACTTGTTCGATAACTGATGGATAGCTAGCATTGTATTAGCATTGCAACACGTTAACAGTGTGAATCAATTAAAGAAAAATAAGGGGACGTCTTACCCTAAGTTCTGAGCAGTCTTTGAAATTACAGTTGCAGGCAACTGAACTGGGTCACCAACCTGGTATGAATATCAGAAGTGATAGTGAGGATACAATGTAACCACCGTGAGTAAAATACTCAAGGTACCTTAGGTATCAACATATCAACGGAGTACAGAAGATATGAAACGAAATGGTCAGGAACAGATGGCTAGGTACGGCGTGCGCGTAAACACGTAGAGGAAGAAATGAAAACAAATTTCTACAGAATCTAAGCTAGTGAAATGATTCTAGATTTAATATCCACAAGGACATCGATAATACCATCCTGCTGTTGAGTAAATGAAGTACTTAACTAGTAGTATAGTGATTAGCTATAACACGCTAGTAGTATAGTGATTAGCTACAACACATTGACAAGGAAAAGGTAAACCGCTGAATAGAAGAGATGTGTAAAATCATCTGAGAAAAATAGATTGCGTACAAGAAAAACTTGTCTGCATCCATGAACCAGGGGCACAAGAGTCGCTGGTTCTACCTGAAAACAAAGTGCACATGTCAGATTCAGAAATAATTTGCAAATAGAAGCATAAATGATGCCATTATCAAAGCCTGATAATGTAAAGATAACATGCACACAAAATATACTCACAGCTTGCGCGGCTTCATCAATTATAACAACATCAAAAGCACGAGTCATCCTGGTGAAAATGGCCGATCCACTGAAACTGAGGGTAGAAAACACCTACGAATTTTCCTTGAGAATGAGAATAACATTTTCAAATATTATCAACAAATATTGATAACAACAGATGTCGTACAATAGCTGCTTCGTCAAGAAGTGAAGCTCTAATCCGATCGTATTCACCAGCTCCTCGTCTCCCGCCATCTGATGCCACCCCAGAAAGTTTTTGTTGTATCTGAAAATATATGAACTCGCTATAATTGACACAAGTTAGACAGAATGCTTAGAAACTCAAATCACATACAAGGTAATCCATGGAAACTGCTTTGACAGAATGATGCGCCTTTAGTCCAATACGCACAATCTTGGGATTATAAGTGTTGTTATTTTCATCACGTATTCCTGAAAACATGCAATAACTTTGTTACTTAATTTGCTCATGACCAAAGCAATGATAAGCACGAGCTTACAAACAATAGTATTTGATCACAGACATATGGATGTAAGAATACTCAGTTTTATTAACATTTTTCAGCATCATATGACATAGagccaaaaaaaaaaaaaaaaaactaaccTGTTTGAAGAACACGCAATACAATCTCATCAAGTGCTGAGTTGGATGGAGCACAGACCAACACGTGGGCACGATACTTGCGATTGGAACTTATGACTTCAGGTTTCTGTCCAGAATTGTTTTAACCATGTAAGGGATGAACCATACACATCCAGACATAATGGCAAATATAGTTAACTACCAAGTATAGAAGAGTACCAGATCATTCCCAGTAGGATAAAAACCATCATCACCATCGACAGGCATAATCAAATCTCGAGGATTTGCACCAATTAGCCATGGAGATGCTTTCATCCAGTTTGCATGCCTATCATGTAAACTCCACAGTAAGATAGTGCTAAGTGCTCACAAATACTTGTAGTAGAATCTTGCAGAATTTCACAACAGAAAACGCAACCAAAAAACACATATAAAAGTTCCCACACAGCACATGAAGGCTTAAGCTAGATGCTGAAGGATCACTATACATGATAGTGCAAATGTAAACCACAGCAATCTTATCCTTCTGATAAAGTATGGTTACACCCATGGATTTGAGGCATCAAAGAAAAACGCGAGTGCCAGAGAGTGAGTAAATGAAAAGCCAGCAACAGATGCAGCAATTATGAACAATTCTGGTAATATCCTTAATCTTGTAACCGCTACATGCTCATCACTCAGCATTTTATGCTTTCCTTCAGCGCTCCAAAGCCAAAGAATGTCAGAAACTAACTAGGAAATAAGCACTTACTTGCTCTCTATGTCCAGCTCTGGCCCATGCTTTTGAACATCAAACCCTCCTCTGCAAAAGGATCATGAAGCATGTGAGATACATGCACACTCATTATTATCTGGAAGAAACATTACGACAAAAGAGAATAAGCTTCTGCAGATTACAGTGTCTATGTTTCTGTTGTAACTTTTATTATGTCATTTCTAATTAAAAAAAGACAATGATTTTTTTGTCATCTCCAAAATAAAATTACCAATATGCATTGCACTTGATAttacagaaaagaaaaacagaagattATTACCTAGTCTGCATTCTCGCAGGAGCGGAATGGAGAACAGCACTGAGAAGTCCAAGGATCGTTTGTGTTTTTCCAGTTCCTGGTGGGCCCTACAAATAAGAGTAGAACTCCACAGTCAATGGTTCATGCTTCGAAGGAATGCAATGTCCACAGATCTGCTTATACATTGTCCAGAAAATGCATACATCCAAAATTGCTCTCACTTGACATTTTTCTTGACAAGGTAAACGACAATACACTGCAAGTTAGAACAGCAGGAAAAAGTAGCAAACTAACCTGAATAAGGACAAAGGATCTGCGCGAAAGACCTGCCTGCAGGAGACAATACTAGTCTGTTAGGCACATACATTTCCCTCAGAACTAGATATGACGACAACATCAAATAATACGAAGTACGCTCACATTAACTGCATCTAGCTGTGAACCATTAAGATTTGTTTTCAGGTAATCCATAAGTGGCTGAGGTACATTCCAAGCACGCTTTTGATCATCTCCATCTCTGTTGTTCTCAGAAGCTGAAAGAATCAAATCCTTAAAAGGATGTGAAGCTACAGAGTGCATTCCAGAGTACTCTCGCAGTATTGTAGATAAGCTGCACATCTGAGGATATTGACCAAAAAGGAAATATCAAGTTCATATCTAGAAGTACATGCCCTTAATAACTGAGGCAAGCATGAAAACTCAGGCAGTCTTTAGTAACAACCGAACTCACCTTTAAAATCCACAGAAAGCTATCTGATGTTGACAAAATGGAAGCAAAGCGCTGCAGCCTTAAAGACTTCACAGGCCGTGCAACATTTAGATTTTTGATTTCCCCCGCCACAAATGTTCTAAGAGAGAGGTTATCTTTACCACCTCGCTGTTCCACCACGGCAAAGGCATACGCGGTAGGATTCACTCCCTCCTCAAACTGCAAAATGCAGGCATATCCTAACTCATCATTCATCATCAATATGGCTAACCATGTCTGGTGCACAGTAAATGTGGGGGAAATGCAATCATGACTTATGCTACGTAGATCTGATGGACTGATCAATTTTCCCAAGGAAATTATCTGAAAACATTCATCGCATACAATGACCTTTAATCTGGTATATAGGTTGGTCTCAGATATTCATTGTTTTCCAACTTGAGATTTAACAACAAAACAGATCGAGTGTCCGGCAGTCGGCACACTATAATATCCACTAAATTGGCTGGGATGCGTCTGCTTCCTGCTAGCATGGAACTTACTTTCTCTTTGGAGAGCAGGAGGAGGTCATTCTCACACACACTGTCGCGGAGGCCATCGGACACCACCATGGACAACTTGTGGAAACCCTCGGACTCTGCACATGATGCCACCGCCCCTCTCTGCCAGTCCAGCCCAACCTCTACTCAAATAGACCACAAACCACAAACCAAGAACTGCTTAATAATAAACCAAGAGGCAGAAATCGAGAAATTCACACAAGCGGTAAGTGGAGCGAAGCCCACCATcatcctccccctcctcctcgttGCGGCGGCCCTGGAGGATCTGCCCCTTGACCTCCTCGAAGAGCAGCGGCTCGAAGACGCCCAAGTACTCCTCCACGGAGGCGTAGCTGTTCTTCACGTGCTGCAGCCCCTTGGCCTTGTCCGCGCCCTGCCCGCCACCAATCAGGAGATGGTGAAGGTTCAGGGATTCCGCCGGGCGTAATTGCGGCGCGGTTAGTTGGCGCGGAGGGATTCGAGTGTACCTTGGAGTCGGCGACGATGCGGAGGTAGTCCCAGCTGAGCACGATCTTGAGGAAGCGGTCCGTGGTGGAGGCGGGCGAGGGCGTGGAGGAcgaggccccgccgccgccgccgccgggcttgtCCACCGCCATGGATTTCTGTCCGCGGCCGGAGAgggttttttttggggggggggggggggggggggggggggttagggtAATGTGAGCTGACACGGCCCACCGGAGCAtggagaagagagagagagagagagagagagagagagattcgGTAATACTGGCGCGGGCTCTCGATGTTGGGCCCTTATTGCAGCGTTCTCGGCCCAATGTTACCAAACCGCAGTGGTAAGGCCTCATCAAAGTACCCTTTATTGCAAGGTGATCACAATAGTATTTTTTACAAAAATATCAATAATTTCTACGGGTGAATCTTTCATCCACCCCGTGCACACCCTACTTCTAACTAGTTTGGCTAAATTATGTGCAGCACAATTAGTCTCTCTAGGAGCATGCTCAAAAATAATATGCAAAAAATCACACGCAGAGTAATATATATCATCAAAAACTGTCGCCGATAGACCGAAAGAGCAACCTCCATTCTTCAGTGTCTCTATCACCCCGATGTCATCAGATTTCATCTCTATGCGATTACATATGACTATAGTTGCCAAATTGAGACTAAACCGTATGGCCAGTGCCACGGCCATAAGCGCATCTTCGCACCAATCGATCTTCCGTTTTTCGACGGGGCGAATCTGTCATTCGAGTCTCTGATGATAGCACCATACGGGCTTTTAGTAAGTTTGGGTCAAAAGAGCCATCCATGTTTAGCTTCACATAATCGCTGCTCGGTCTCCTTTggtttggttcatagggtaggattTCCTAAAAAAAGGGTTCATGTATGGTAGGAATTTTCTTCCCCCGCTGTAAACTGAGCTAACCCATTTTTTCGATCACTCACTCGATGGCTCGCTGTAGTGTAGGTTCGTTCAACTTGTTTTTTTGTTTAGTTTTGTTTTTCTTatgattttctttctttcttccagGTTTTCTTGAGGTTTTCTATTTCCTATTTCTTTTCATTGGTTTTCTGTTTTTCAAGGTTTTCATTGGTTTTTCctttttcattctttttcttcagTTTCTTATTTCTTTCTCAGTTGTCTCTAGTTTTCCCCCTTTTTTGTTTCCTTTCCTTTATTTGGATTGGTTTTCTTCGGTtttcttgtttcttctttttttattgggttttatttttatttcgtcattggtttttctttctttcttcattATGCTTCggttttcttttcatttttctaggttttcctttttttttgtttctttcatTATTTTCATCATTTTTTCTTCAACACAAGTCTAATTGTTATTTTGGTTTTCAGTCTACATTTTCTGTATATGTCAACATTTTTTTctaatacatgtttaacatttttcagatacaagtttaacattttttagTACATGCTcaacatttttttatatatacatttttgaaaattttcaaatgcttgattaacatttttcaaatacaagattagtattttttgaatacatggtcaacctttttctatacacatttgacattattttttcaaatacttgattAAACATTTTTCAAGTACAAgattaatacatggtcaacattttttatatacacatttaacatttttcaaatgcctGGTCAACagtttttctatacacatttaacatttttcaaatgcgtgatcaaaaaaatttcaaatgcaagattaatattttttcaatacatggtcaacatttttcaaatactcttttaacattttttgaatgttTGATTAACATgttttaaatacatgatcaactTTTTTCACACTCATCATGTACTTTTTGTATACATTTTTCGTATacatggtgaacattttttatttacatatttatttatttttcaaatGTTTGATCATCATTTTTTCCAAATGCAAGATTAATTTTTTTGAAtacatgataaacatttttttatacacacttaacatttttcaaatacttgtttaatATTTTTGTAAAAATTCTttattaacatttttatatacatgatcaacttTTTTCATATGCATTGCATTTTTTTGTATACATGGTCAACgtttttttatacacatttaacatttttcaaatgcttgatcaaAAATTTTGAAAAGATTTTGTAAAGTATATATTTGTAATATATATGTTTAGAATATTTGGAAGTGTTAAAAAAGTATAACAAGAAATTATAAAAAAAACGtgaaaaacagaaagaaaaaaggaGGGTTGTGGCCTCCAGCGCACGCCAACCCATCTCACGCTGCCTTGACGTGAGGGTTTCCTTCTTCTCGCTATAGGCGAGACATAGGGGCGCCCATAGGAATAGGAAAGCCATACGaaatgagatgacatgtatctcaaattCTATGAATATGAATATAAAATAGAGATGTCCTTTGGTTCACATTATATGATTTTTTCCCACTGAGTGTgggctaatgtttattttcctaggaaatgtggagtatatgtgATTCTATTCCCACAAACCAAATGGCCCTAATGGAATTTTTTTCCTACAGAAAGCATATCCTATAAAAATCCTATAAAGTTTCTTcaaaccaaaggaggcctaaaGAAGAGGGTAGCGGAACCAATTGTTGTCCCTCTCAATATTTGTTGGTTGCGCAAAGTTGGTCATCGACTCTGACAGCATTGCTCTCAACAGTGCAAGATGGTGGTAATACTTTAGGATTGTCAGCTGCTATTCTGGATGATTGTTTTTTATGTGGTGCGGGACTTCACCCATGTCCGGTATGAACATTGTCATAGAGAAGCAAATATTGTTGTTGATGAGTTAGCTAGACTATGCAAATTTATTTCCCTTAATTCTTGGTTTGATGAAGCACCGAATCCATCACCCCTTGCTTGTAAATGATGTTGTGTTGATAGCTAGCTAATAAAGGGGTGTTGAAAGCTTCAAAAAAAGAGAGGGTGGTGTGTTTGTTGTGGGAGGTAGAGCGCATGGAGGCGCGCTACCGGAGTGGGGGGAGAGGAAGATAGGAGGGTGGTGGCGGGCCTGGCAGCGCTGTGTGGCAGAGAAAGAGCAGGACGGCGGTGTGGGAAGGTCCTCTACCGCACTTAACGTAATCCCCATATGACGCTTTATTGCGCCAAACTGTTGTTGATTCGCACAAGAGTGACACATCTAGTGAGTATGTGGGTCAACCCATTTAGCGTCGGGAAGAACGTTTCTCGTTTCGGCTTTGAGAATATTTTGGAAAGTTCCAACCTGGTTTTGCAAAGCTTCTAGaagcttctagaaggttcctgaatggtttctttttttagttttttctAAGCTGTTTTATTTTTTGTTATTTCAAAAAATCATAAAttataaaaaatgttcaaaatctTAAAAAATTGTTTGCTTTTTCAAATTTGTTTGGGATTTCATATCCATGTTTTCAAACAATGTCATCGTTTTCCAAAAAAAGGGAATTTCAAAAGTTGTTTGAAATTTTCTTAAAAGTTCAAAAAATTAACAATTTTTCACATTTTAAAAAATTGTCCATGTTTTCCAAAAACTGTTTGGAATTTTAAAAAGTTTCAAAATTGTTCATGTTTCCAGAAATTGTTCTTGCTTTAATAAAATCATGATTTCAAAAGAAATGTTAagaatttcaaaatttgtttaAAATAGAAAAAATGTCCACATTTTTAAACATCATTGGAATTTCATAAATTGTTTGCATTTATAAGAAAATGTTCGGAATTTCATTTTTTTCAGTTTTCCACAACTGTTCACGAAATTTAGGAAATGTTCAAATGATCTTTTAAAAATAGGGCAAATTACGGGTTCCTCCTTGCTCCTACTTCTCTTGGACCTTCCTCTATGGTTGGAATGGATCTTGGAGATGTGTATAGATGCAACTATGGTGGTTGGGGCGAATTAGGGTGCCCCTTTTATCGGCTCCTCTCCTCCACGGATCTTTATGCCACATAGGCGAGTAAAAACCCACCCAGATTCCGCCTTATCTTCTTAGGAAAAGAAGGAAACCAGTTTGGGTCGATTTAGTGTTGAAATGGGCAAGTTCTACAATTTCCATGACTGTGATCGCATCGTATGGAAGGCTGTGGTCGCACCACTGACCAACTCGTGTTCGGGCATAAGCAATGGTTTAGTCGAATGATCACCATTTCTTCATTCAAACTTTGATTGATGTGATCTTCGGATCATTGGATTCATACGGTCGACCCCCACATCCGCGTTGTGTTGGATATTCTTTTTGAGCATGTTGTTGGAGCTCCAATTATAAAATGCTTCATTGTCCTTCATATAAAATCTGGTGCTCACAACTTTCATAAATATGCTCTATTTGACTCTGTTCACCGTGAAAAGTCCTTGGGAGTGAAGAATCTACCTAGTAACCATACAAAAGAAATAAAGTGAAATCAACACTATTTTTTAACAGTTAGTCGGATATTCAGAGTCATACTCAAGAATATCAAGATTAAACTCCCAGAAATTTTGAGTGCAAAATGCACTCATCATATATCATATGACGCAATCAGAGTGGTCAGGAAGAATGTGATGCCTTGGTAATTAGGCTATGTATGTTTCTATAACACGCTTTTTCACCATACAAGGCATATTAGAAAAAAAAGAGGGGATGGAGAGGATATCATGATATCCGCGGAAAGGTAATCATCGAGGGAACGTTGGAAGACGAAAAACATACTACACAACATTTTTGCCTTCAAGGAAATCCTCTGGTAAAGGCATTCATATTAATACACTATAGACTTGTTCCATCTACAAAACACTACTAAAGAACTAAAAATCTTTCATATCGATATAGCTAGCGCCCACTGAGTTACTTTAGAGCACATGCGGCTACACCACCTCACCCGCATTTAGCTTGGGCAATTAATTAATTTCGTGCATACATGCATCGTACATATACAATTTTCTCCCCTTACTATGGCATGCATTTTTTTCTAACCCCCTTTCAACACTGAAGGCACATATGATGCGATCAAATATATACAATATATTATTAATTGAATTTTGTCATACAATCAATTCTCATGGAATATATTGCAATCAATTCTCATGAAATATGTTGCAATCAATTCTCGTAGCAACACATCGGGTATCATCTAGTTAACAGAACTTAAAAAAACGATATATACGAGTTACTAATTTATTTATGAAATAAGCATTTTATCATGAGCAATTAATTGTGATAATATACAAAAAGATCTTCATTAAAACACAATAATGACATTAAAACTGATATTGGTCAAAGAGTCTTTCTAACACAAGAGGAAAAAAAATGATATGTTCATATGCGTGAGATGTGTATTTTTTTACTGTGCATCACGACTAATATAAACATGTTACTCTGCCATGAAAATTTTGGGAACACAGTGAAGCATTCTAGCATGCCCAGAACCATGTTTTATGGAACTAATATGCCGTTTGCCACCAAAGAGAAATCTTCTGGTGACGTGGGCACTTCGAGACTTCCCTAGCATAGTGATGCAGGTAGAGCTAATAGAAACAAGAAATAGAACATTGTCTAATATAATCGGGTAAAGAAGAACGAGATGCAAGAGCTACGTGCTTTGGGACCAAACAAGAAAGAGGAGAAACAAATACAAAATATCCATAGAGATATTGGTCATAGAATCTTTATACATAGTGGACACAAGGAGCAAACATGAAGTGCACCTACGCGTCAAGTATGTGACGTGTGTGCGGTTTATGATTGCGCATTGTAGAAAGATGTAGGATGCAACTCATTGTATTCTATGGGGTCGGTTACAACATATACACAGGATGTCTTGCGTGACAAGGAAACTAATCCTACCATATCTCTAGGAGTCAACTATACAATGCTAGAGAAGATAGGAATAACAATACAAAATATGTCACGTTCAACACCCCTCCCCCCCTCGCAGTCGAAGCGTCGGCGTCGGCGATGCAAAGACTGGAACGGAACTCCTGGAATGCAGCGGTTAGAAGCCCCTTGGTCATAATGTCGGCAAACTACTGGGTGGTCGGTACATGAAGAACACGAAGCTGACCCAATGTAACACCCTGGAtgtgactttccatatttgtaactccaactcctgccattttcggctatgtgttatgatattccctccgtggttgggttttgtctttcattttgcattttgttcatgtcatgcatttcatatcatgtcatcatgtgcatctcatttgcatacgtgttcatctcatgcatccgagcattttccccgttgtccattttgcaatccgacactcccacatgcaccggcgcacccctcttatcttttttcgtgagcgggtgttaaacgttctcggaatgaaccgagtcttgccaagtggccttggtacaccaccggtagaccacctgtcaaatttcgtttcatttggaggccgtttgatgctccaacggttaaccgggtaaccgcaaaggcctcttgtgtgttgcagcccaacacccctccaaaacagcccaataacccacctaaaccccctccatgctctccgtcgtcggatcacgatcgtgtgggcgaaaactacacctcatttggagtctcctagctccctcttcCTATAAATATGTGCTCCCCCGGATTTtcgcgcagtccaaaccctagcctagtccctctccgccgccggacacgtccgggtcGGACCGGACGCATCCGCCACCGCACCCGAGCCAACCGGAGGCCGCCACGTGgggcgccgccgcctcccgccacCGAAGCCCGCCGGGCCCAGGGCCGGCCCCCGagcccatcgccgccgccgcccgaaccCGCGCCCCCGCGCGCCTCCGCTCCGCTCCGCCCCAGTGCGCCACCGGACTCCACCGGACCTTGCCGCCCCGACCACCGGACCTCGCCACCCTGCtcctccgcccgcgccgccccgcaccgGCGCCCAGCGCCCCGCGCCTCGCCCGTCgccgccggctccagctccggcCAGATCCGGGCTGGCGTCGCCCGGATCCGgcacctccggccgccgccacaCCGTCTCCGGCCAGCCCGGCCCCGCCTCGGCTCGCGTGCACGAAGAACCCTAGATCTGAGGTTGACCCCGTTTTTCTTCCAAGTCCCGAAATCCTCACATCATGTGCTCCTATTCATCATGTCATATCTctttgcatactgctccgttttgcgtgcatgatatatcaaaatgttcatcatgagatgctcttcactttgttccattgtgccatgcttgtttgagttcattgGGGTGCCTAAATCATCGTTggaagagtgctatatgatgtttgctgctgttacttatcagattatgatgttttgtcatttttgttgcatttgatatgtgcatcttatgagaatgagttctacatgtgttttgatctatgtgatgccatatttacagaggttcttgccatgtatttttgtgatctatgtggtgactagcacaagcatgcaaactaggcttcgtgatgttgctgttttcagggacttgggaTTTTGCTGTCCttttcctgctgttattttgatgccatgtatccatgttgctacagtgagatacatgcttcttttgaatatgttcagtaaggatgttttggacatatagatgtgctctatccatccatgcccctgtttgcaattatggagtgccctagcaagtctgaatcttactctacttttgctatcaaatgttcctggcagattgtttacatgttaaatcaattttgccaaggttgttgtagttgatccttgcATGCTATGagcttgttcttgccatggttagtttCATGAACATGTCGTCTTGCTGATTCTATGCTTATCTTGTCTTTCAAtgccttgtgatgagtgaatcgagctcgcaaagatgccttcataattctgctaatgccatgctctgttttctacTGTCAGAATCTGGtaataaaacttgctatgtttatataggtgccatcatatcttatgtgCCTTTTTGACTCATGATTAGTAAGGGAAtgttgttctatgcatttagtagattcatgccatgccttgatttgctatgatatgttcctgtagcatgctgtttgcttgctctaaacatggctttctgatgttatttctggcatgttagtattttcaccaagtc
The sequence above is a segment of the Aegilops tauschii subsp. strangulata cultivar AL8/78 chromosome 6, Aet v6.0, whole genome shotgun sequence genome. Coding sequences within it:
- the LOC109759756 gene encoding probable helicase MAGATAMA 3; the encoded protein is MAVDKPGGGGGGASSSTPSPASTTDRFLKIVLSWDYLRIVADSKGADKAKGLQHVKNSYASVEEYLGVFEPLLFEEVKGQILQGRRNEEEGEDDEVGLDWQRGAVASCAESEGFHKLSMVVSDGLRDSVCENDLLLLSKEKFEEGVNPTAYAFAVVEQRGGKDNLSLRTFVAGEIKNLNVARPVKSLRLQRFASILSTSDSFLWILKMCSLSTILREYSGMHSVASHPFKDLILSASENNRDGDDQKRAWNVPQPLMDYLKTNLNGSQLDAVNAGLSRRSFVLIQGPPGTGKTQTILGLLSAVLHSAPARMQTRGGFDVQKHGPELDIESKHANWMKASPWLIGANPRDLIMPVDGDDGFYPTGNDLKPEVISSNRKYRAHVLVCAPSNSALDEIVLRVLQTGIRDENNNTYNPKIVRIGLKAHHSVKAVSMDYLIQQKLSGVASDGGRRGAGEYDRIRASLLDEAAIVFSTLSFSGSAIFTRMTRAFDVVIIDEAAQAVEPATLVPLVHGCRQVFLVGDPVQLPATVISKTAQNLGYRTSLFQRFQAAGFPVQMLKIQYRMHPEISVFPSKEFYEGILEDGEGLNKKRPWHSYSCFGPFCFFDVDGVESQLSGSGSTVNEDEVGFITLLYHQLAMRYPELKSSSQVAVISPYRGQVKLLKDHFRSTFGDQSKEVIDVNTVDGFQGREKELVIFSCVRCNKEQNIGFVSDFRRMNVAITRARSAVLVIGSASTLKKDKHWTNLVESAKERNRYFKVTKPFTAFFTEDSFKTMKVERPVPEARISQAIEAINEVVARQEVMDADDAGDNQADGDDYDAMEADDGGGGDD